In Bradyrhizobium sp. 170, the DNA window CGCGACCTTGGTCACATCGCGAATCCTGACCGTGACACGATTGCTGGCGCGGAAGCTGACGATACCTGTTGCGCGCTCCGCGGCTTTGGACGGCGTCGCAAATTGCGGCTGCAGCGACAGCCGCGAGGTCTGGTAGTCCTTTTCCTCGATGCCGGCGCCCTTGAGCGCCAGCAGCACCTTGCCCATCGCCGCGTTATTGGCATCCGACGCCTCGCGCGCGGTCTTGGCGTCCGACGTCACGCCGCCGTCGATCTGGGCCTGATCGGGCGCCACCGACACGTTCGCTTCGCCGGTCACGGAAATCGCAGGCGGCGGCATTGTCTGCGCCAGCGCGGGCGCGGCGAGCAGTGCAGCGGCAACGACAAGGCCGAACGGACGCTTCATGCCGATCACCTCAGCGGGACATAGACATTGATCACCAGCTTGTCCTCCGCCGTCTTCAGGGGATCGGTGATGTATTCCTCGATGAAGGTGTCCTTGGCCTCGAGCTTCTTGTCGTCGAGATGATTGGTGATCGCCTCATAGGTGTTGTCCATGTTGTCGTAGGAGCCGCGATGGACGAACTTCAGCGCCTTGCCGTCGGGCGACTTGCCCATGCTCATGTCCTTGGTCAGGTTCTTGACGTCCTGATCGACCGGAATCTGCGCCAGGAACGTAAAACCGGTATCGTCGGTCGAGGTGTAGACGATCATCGAATTGCCCGTGGCCTTGATGCCCTGCTTGTCGAGCACGGCGGTCAGCGCCTTGAACGCGTCGATCAGGGTGTCGAACGCCGAATCCCAATTCGCGGTGCCCTTCATGACAACCACTTTCTTGGGCTCGAGCGTGAACTCCTCGCCGAATGGATCGGCGTTCTGGACGCTGGCGGCGGGGGGAGGGGGCACCGGCGTCGGGGCTTTCTCCGCCGTGGGGGTATCCGCGGGCGACTTGGTCTCGGCCGGCGGCGGGACAGGCGCCGCCGATGGTGCGGGGCTGGGCACAGCCGACGGGCTCGCGGCCGGCGAGGCTGAGGGCGCCGGCGATTGGGCCAGCGTGGCCCCGCCAGATGCAACCATGGAGAGCGCGACCAAGGCCGCACGGAAAGTGCTGATACGGTTCATTTCAGGTATTCTCCATCCACCCCATCTGGCGGCGGCATGTCCCGGTCCGCGCCCGCCAGAATGGCGCCATTTTCTAACACGCAAGGTCCGCTTTCGTCCCATGACAGATGCGTCATATGCCCCTGTGTACTAGGCAATGCGCCATCATTCGCCATATAAGACAGGCAGAAATTGGGAAATTCCATGAGCGCGCTGGCCAACCACGCATTTGCCAAGATGAACGGCATCGGCAACGAAATCGTCGTGGTGGATTTGCGCGATTCCAAGGCCGCCGTGACACCCGAGGAGGCGCGGGCGGTCGCCTCGCCTGCGGGCGTGCCCTATGACCAGTTGATGGTATTGCAGCCGCCGCGGCTGCAGGGCACCGAGGCCTTCATCCGCATCTACAACAGTGACGGCTCCGAAGCCGGCGCCTGCGGCAACGGCATGCGCTGCGTGGTGCGCCGGCTGTTCGAGGAGACCGGCCAGACCGCCGTGACCTTCGAGACCCGCGCCGGGTTGCTGAATTGCTGGCAGGGCCCGGCGCCCGATCTCTATACCGTCGACATGGGCGCGCCCAAATTTGCCTGGCAGGATATTCCGCTGGCCGAGGAATTTCGCGACACCCGCTATATCGAGCTGCAGGTAGGTCCCATCGATGCGCCGGTGCTGCATTCGCCGTCGGTGGTCTCGATGGGCAATCCGCACGCGATCTTCTGGGTCGACGACGTCAACGCCTATGATCTCGAACGCTTCGGGCCGCTGCTGGAAAATCATCCGATCTTTCCGGACCGGGCCAACATCACGCTCGCCCATATCGTCGATCGCGATCACGTCACGATCCGCACCTGGGAGCGCGGCGTGGGGCTGACCCGGGCCTGCGGCTCGGCGGCTTGCGCGACCGCGGTGGCGGCGGCGCGGCTGAAGCGCGCCAACAGGACGGTCGAGATCACGCTGCCTGGCGGCAAGCTTGCAATCGAATGGCGCGAGCGCGACGATCACGTGCTGATGACCGGCACCGCCGATTTCGAATATGAAGGTCGTTTCGATCCGGCGCTGTTCGCCAGCGTCGCTTGAGAGCAATGAGCGTCGACGTCCTCACCTTCGGCTGCCGTCTCAACGCGTTCGAATCCGAGGTGATCGCCCGCGAGGCGGAGCGCGCCGGGCTTTCCGATACCGTCGTCATCAACAGCTGCGCCGTCACCAACGAGGCGGTGGCGCAGGCGCGGCAATCGATCCGGCGGCTGAAGCGCGAGCGGCCGGATGTGCGCATCGTCGTCACCGGCTGCGCGGCGCAGACCCAGCCGGAAATGTTCGCCGATATGGCCGAGGTCGATCGCGTCGTCGGCAATGACGACAAGATGCGGAGTGAGGCGTGGCGCGATGCGCGTGCGGCGTTCGACACAGGCTTTGGCGTCGGGACAAGCGAGAAAATCGCGGTCGCCGACATCATGGCGGTCAAGGAGATGGCGCCGCATCTGCTGGACGGTTTCAAGGCCGGCCTGCCGCGGGTGTTCGTCCAGGTGCAGAACGGCTGCGACCACCGCTGCACCTTCTGCATCATCCCTTACGGCCGCGGCAATTCGCGCTCGGTGCCGATGGGTGCCGTCGTCGAGCAGGTCCGTGCGCTGGTCGAGCGCGGCCATGCCGAGATCGTGCTGACCGGCGTCGATCTGACGAGCTATGGGGCTGACTTGCCGGGCACGCCGAAGCTCGGGCAATTGACCCGGCAAATCCTGCGGCATGTGCCGGAACTGAAGCGGTTGCGGATTTCGTCGATCGATTCCATCGAGGCCGACCGTGATCTGCTCGACGTCATCGCCAATGATGAGCGGCTGATGCCGCATCTGCATCTGTCGCTGCAATCCGGCGACGACATGATTTTGAAGCGGATGAAGCGGCGGCATTCGCGGCAGGACGCGATCGAGTTCTGCGCCCAGGTGCGGCGGCTCCGTCCGGACATCACGCTCGGCGCCGATATCATCGCGGGCTTCCCGACCGAGACAGAAGAGATGTTCGCGCGTTCGCAGGATCTCGTCGATGAGTGCGATCTCACTTTCCTGCACGTGTTTCCCTATTCCAAGCGACCCGGTACGCCGGCCGCACGGATGCCGCAGGTGGCCGGCGAAGCGATCAAGGCTCGTGCGAAGCGGCTGCGTGCGAGCGGGGAGGCGGCGTTGCAGCGGCGGTTGGCGGCAGAGGTCGGCACGACGCGTCAGGTTTTGATCGAAAGTGCGACGCAAGGGCGGACGGAGCATTTCCTGCCGGTTGCGATATCAGGCGAAACGCCGGGGGCGGTGATGTCGCTCGCGATCGAGGGCCACGACGGTGTGCGCTTGACGGTGTGAGCCACAAACTCCGCCGTCGTCGTAGGGCTTGACCGGGCGATCCAGTACGCCGCGGCCTCTCGGCTCATCACAGATGTCTCTGGAATACTGGATCATCCGCCCCAGTGCGCAATTGCGCACAAGGCGGATGATGATAGCGGTAGTTGGAGCGCCGTGTTTACCCGCGAGCCGACTACTCCCCGTTCCACCCGCACGCCCTGAGCCGCTCCCGCATGTGCTCCGGCGCCGGCGCGACCACGCGCACCGGTTCCTTGTTCTTTGAAATCGGAATCACGATCTCGCGGGAATGCAGATGCAGGATCGGCTCGCCAAAACGAGGTCCGTTGCCGTAGATATTGTCGCCGACGATCGGCCAGCCCATGGCGGACGTGTGCACGCGCAATTGATGGGTGCGGCCGGTCACCGGTTCCAGTGCGAGCCAACAAAGGCCGTCGCCGCGGCCGCGCACTTCCCAGTTGGT includes these proteins:
- a CDS encoding GyrI-like domain-containing protein; the encoded protein is MNRISTFRAALVALSMVASGGATLAQSPAPSASPAASPSAVPSPAPSAAPVPPPAETKSPADTPTAEKAPTPVPPPPAASVQNADPFGEEFTLEPKKVVVMKGTANWDSAFDTLIDAFKALTAVLDKQGIKATGNSMIVYTSTDDTGFTFLAQIPVDQDVKNLTKDMSMGKSPDGKALKFVHRGSYDNMDNTYEAITNHLDDKKLEAKDTFIEEYITDPLKTAEDKLVINVYVPLR
- the mtaB gene encoding tRNA (N(6)-L-threonylcarbamoyladenosine(37)-C(2))-methylthiotransferase MtaB, with the protein product MSVDVLTFGCRLNAFESEVIAREAERAGLSDTVVINSCAVTNEAVAQARQSIRRLKRERPDVRIVVTGCAAQTQPEMFADMAEVDRVVGNDDKMRSEAWRDARAAFDTGFGVGTSEKIAVADIMAVKEMAPHLLDGFKAGLPRVFVQVQNGCDHRCTFCIIPYGRGNSRSVPMGAVVEQVRALVERGHAEIVLTGVDLTSYGADLPGTPKLGQLTRQILRHVPELKRLRISSIDSIEADRDLLDVIANDERLMPHLHLSLQSGDDMILKRMKRRHSRQDAIEFCAQVRRLRPDITLGADIIAGFPTETEEMFARSQDLVDECDLTFLHVFPYSKRPGTPAARMPQVAGEAIKARAKRLRASGEAALQRRLAAEVGTTRQVLIESATQGRTEHFLPVAISGETPGAVMSLAIEGHDGVRLTV
- the dapF gene encoding diaminopimelate epimerase — encoded protein: MSALANHAFAKMNGIGNEIVVVDLRDSKAAVTPEEARAVASPAGVPYDQLMVLQPPRLQGTEAFIRIYNSDGSEAGACGNGMRCVVRRLFEETGQTAVTFETRAGLLNCWQGPAPDLYTVDMGAPKFAWQDIPLAEEFRDTRYIELQVGPIDAPVLHSPSVVSMGNPHAIFWVDDVNAYDLERFGPLLENHPIFPDRANITLAHIVDRDHVTIRTWERGVGLTRACGSAACATAVAAARLKRANRTVEITLPGGKLAIEWRERDDHVLMTGTADFEYEGRFDPALFASVA
- a CDS encoding SIMPL domain-containing protein (The SIMPL domain is named for its presence in mouse protein SIMPL (signalling molecule that associates with mouse pelle-like kinase). Bacterial member BP26, from Brucella, was shown to assemble into a channel-like structure, while YggE from E. coli has been associated with resistance to oxidative stress.); amino-acid sequence: MKRPFGLVVAAALLAAPALAQTMPPPAISVTGEANVSVAPDQAQIDGGVTSDAKTAREASDANNAAMGKVLLALKGAGIEEKDYQTSRLSLQPQFATPSKAAERATGIVSFRASNRVTVRIRDVTKVANVIDVLVGAGANEIGGINFTVTQASKFLDEAREKAIADARRKAEIYAKAAGVTLGEPISISEEGAPVPLYRGKVAAPMAAGAPVAQGEETLSVTVSVSWAIKAAQ